The genomic region GTGACGGTGGCTAAAAATAAAAGCGAAAATTATTTTAAGGAAAGATACATCGTTCCGAGAAACAAATTAGCAACAAAAGTACAAGCCTGCAACAACGGCGCAGGGTTTTTGATTGGGTGTTTCTTCAACTCGAACGCGAAAACCGTCAAAATTCTAACCGCGTCACCTATCCGCAAGGTAAAATTAAAAACGTCGGATGTGGGGTGCCTCCATGACTTCCCGCTGCTCAGAGGTCATATCCTCAATGTAATCGGGGTAGGTAATTTCGTGCGCCCCTATACCATAAGACTGGAACCCAGGACTGAACTTATAGAGCAGTGCGCGTCGTTGATGGCTGCCTTTCCACGGAAGCGTGCCGTGTGTTAAAGTCTCGGTGAAAATCACGGCATCACCAGCCTTGGCATTGACTTCAAGCACCTGATTTTGATATTGCTCGTACCGTTTCATACTACTCGGACACGGAAGGTTCGCTTTATGGCTGCCCGGGACAATTGCTAAACCTCCATCGCCGGGTCCCTCGTCAGCGAGCATGTATTCAACGACAGTCAAACCTGTGTATATGCGCCCATATTTGAAGAAGTAGGCTTCGGAGAAATTCGGACGTTCGATCCCACCACCGTGTAGGGTG from Candidatus Poribacteria bacterium harbors:
- a CDS encoding phytanoyl-CoA dioxygenase family protein, whose product is MNEDQKYLFDLTGYLIVENALTAEEVNECNAAIDHHIEGLRERDTSLSGGSAALAGTAHRMDMGGMLAWEKPWCEPFRNLLVHTKVKPCLEEILGQKYRLDHGPGLIAMEKGTEGGTLHGGGIERPNFSEAYFFKYGRIYTGLTVVEYMLADEGPGDGGLAIVPGSHKANLPCPSSMKRYEQYQNQVLEVNAKAGDAVIFTETLTHGTLPWKGSHQRRALLYKFSPGFQSYGIGAHEITYPDYIEDMTSEQREVMEAPHIRRF